In the Quercus lobata isolate SW786 chromosome 5, ValleyOak3.0 Primary Assembly, whole genome shotgun sequence genome, one interval contains:
- the LOC115991877 gene encoding disease resistance protein RGA2-like, whose product MAQGYINSKGNMEMEVKAEHYFENLAMRSFFQDFEKDGNDGKIVSCKMHDIVHNFAKSMAKDVCFTINYSGDKVEKDFKRARHLSLIIKETFPEFVYEAKNLRFLNLDFISSPIVQPKLFDHLTCLRTLHLEGESILELPNEVEKLIHLRLLKLSCIKIKELPESICNLCNLQSLDVSGCWKLEKLPKGIGKLFNLRHLLIDGIRIKSFPKGIGRLTCLKTLGYFPVGGKGEEICKLGELEHLNHIQGKLEIYGLSDVVDSGAIENTLKKKKDLRDLVLYFKTLEEEPEEEEETEEEEEEEETEEERRRKMEKDVAILNALEPPPRLESLHIVSYKGTTMYPNWMMSKLTYLKSLMIEFYPNLEQLPPLGKLPLLEELVIDIARMIRKVGDEFLGIDIEEEELSESSKDIIIFPNLKSLEFTQMDSWEEWSGMGGTIEEEEEKDNSANAFVTNNTPKIQIMPLLHSLQIGWCYKLKSLPDYLRNTPLQELHIYGYEGTAMYPNWMMSKLTYLKKLYLDECPNLEQLPPLGKLPLLEELEIREAPMIRKVGDEFLGIDIEEEELSESSKNNNNKDIIILFPNLKSLIFKSLWTWKEWSGMGGTIEEEEEKDNSANAFVTNNTPKIQIMPRLHSLTIWDCGNLKSLPDYLRNTPLLKELEIWVCPILKQRFERGIGSYWPNISHIPNIQIDFKYVQKDGQLPDRQH is encoded by the coding sequence ATGGCACAAGGATATATCAACTCAAAAGGAAATATGGAGATGGAAGTTAAAGCAGAGCACTACTTTGAAAATTTAGCCATGCGCTCTTTTTTTCAAGACTTTGAGAAAGATGGGAATGATGGTAAAATTGTAAGTTGCAAAATGCATGATATTGTGCATAACTTTGCAAAATCAATGGCAAAAGATGTGTGCTTCACAATCAATTATAGTGGTGACAAGGTTGAGAAAGACTTTAAGAGGGCTCGCCATTTGTCATTAATAATTAAAGAAACATTTCCTGAATTTGTCTATGAAGCGAAAAATTTACGctttttaaatttggattttatttcttCTCCGATTGTCCAACCCAAGTTATTCGACCATTTGACATGTCTCCGTACATTACATTTGGAAGGTGAGTCCATTTTGGAACTTCCAAATGAGGTGgaaaaattgatacatttaaGATTACTCAAGTTATCTTgtataaagataaaagaattGCCTGAAAGTATAtgtaatttatgtaatttacaAAGTTTGGATGTTAGTGGTTGTTGGAAACTTGAGAAATTACCCAAGGGTATAGGTAAACTATTTAATTTAAGACACCTCCTGATTGATGGAATAAGAATAAAATCGTTTCCGAAGGGAATTGGGAGATTAACTTGTCTTAAAACATTAGGATACTTTCCTGTAGGCGGTAAGGGCGAAGAAATATGTAAACTGGGAGAATTAGAACATTTGAACCACATTCAAGGGAAACTTGAAATATACGGGTTGAGTGATGTGGTAGATTCTGGTGCGATCGAGAATacattgaagaagaagaaagaccTCCGTGATTTGGTGCTATATTTTAAGACATTAGAGGAAGAGccagaggaagaggaagagacagaggaagaggaggaagaggaagagacagaggaagaaagaagaagaaaaatggagaaAGATGTAGCCATTCTAAATGCCTTAGAGCCACCTCCCCGCTTGGAATCTTTACATATTGTTTCTTATAAGGGCACCACAATGTATCCTAATTGGATGATGTCCAAATTGACCTATTTGAAAAGCCTTATGATCGAATTTTACCCAAACCTAGAGCAGTTGCCTCCTTTGGGGAAGCTGCCGTTGCTCGAAGAATTAGTAATAGATATCGCTCGAATGATTCGAAAGGTGGGAGATGAATTTTTGGGAATAgacatagaagaagaagaattatcAGAATCATCCAAAGACATCATCATATTCCCAAACCTTAAATCTCTCGAATTTACCCAAATGGACAGCTGGGAAGAATGGAGTGGGATGGGAGGaacaatagaagaagaagaagaaaaagataatagtGCTAATGCTTTTGTTACTAATAATActccaaaaattcaaataatgcCACTTCTTCATTCCTTGCAAATTGGGTGGTGCTACAAGCTAAAGTCTCTGCCAGACTACCTGCGTAATACTCCATTACAGGAATTGCATATCTATGGTTATGAGGGCACCGCAATGTATCCTAATTGGATGATGTCCAAATTGACCTATTTGAAAAAACTCTATCTCGACGAGTGCCCAAACCTAGAGCAGTTGCCTCCTTTGGGGAAGCTGCCGTTGCTCGAAGAATTAGAAATAAGGGAAGCTCCAATGATTCGAAAGGTGGGAGATGAATTTTTGGGAATAgacatagaagaagaagaattatcagaatcatccaaaaacaataacaacaaagaCATCATCATATTATTCCCAAACCTTAAATCTCTCATATTTAAATCTTTATGGACGTGGAAAGAATGGAGTGGGATGGGAGGaacaatagaagaagaagaagaaaaagataatagtGCTAATGCTTTTGTTACTAATAATActccaaaaattcaaataatgcCACGTCTTCATTCCTTGACAATTTGGGATTGCGGCAATCTAAAGTCTCTGCCAGACTACCTGCGTAATACTCCATTACTAAAGGAATTGGAAATCTGGGTATGTCCAATTCTCAAGCAGCGTTTCGAAAGAGGGATAGGATCTTACTGGCCCAACATTTCTCACATTCCAAACATCcaaattgattttaaatatgTGCAAAAAGACGGTCAACTTCCAGACAGACAGCATTGA
- the LOC115991414 gene encoding putative disease resistance protein RGA3 has product MAADALLTDLFKQLTSTIFQLAKEEIKLLGGVDDEVQKLQDKLGFIKAIMDDAEERHAVKQRAEKLWLGKLQDKYYEMDDVLDTWSTARIKIKTLNEKLDGIFNDREKYGIDFNRQPEVVERPITTSFVDESNIIGRDNYREELLSNLLGVGSPKERKPRVISLVGMGGLGKTTLAQIAYNHSEVKAHFDERMWVCVSDPFDQCKVAKAIIQELVPTHESLNNTTSTLQALLRIVCDLIRDKKYFLVFDDVWAKDSIKESEKWEPFKNALTCGAGSKILVTTRNEEVAHMMGSAKTDIINLGNLSVEHCWLIINKMAFSDDYGEQSRDLEELGKQLANKCKGLPLAAKILGSYLRGKMSRKEWEKIINSINLS; this is encoded by the exons ATGGCAGCTGATGCACTACTTACTGATCTCTTTAAGCAGTTGACTTCAACCATTTTTCAGCTGGCTAAAGAAGAGATCAAGTTGCTTGGTGGCGTTGATGATGAAGTCCAAAAGCTTCAAGACAAGCTCGGATTCATCAAGGCAATAATGGACGATGCAGAGGAAAGACATGCAGTGAAGCAGCGTGCTGAGAAGCTTTGGTTAGGGAAGCTCCAAGACAAATACTACGAGATGGACGACGTTTTGGACACCTGGAGCACTGCAAGGATCAAA ATTAAAACACTGAATGAAAAATTAGATGGGATTTTCAATGACAGAGAGAAGTATGGGATTGACTTTAACAGGCAACCTGAAGTAGTTGAGCGACCGATAACTACATCCTTTGTGGATGAGTCTAATATAATTGGTCGTGATAACTATAGGGAGGAGCTGTTGAGCAACCTCTTGGGCGTGGGTAGTCCAAAGGAAAGAAAACCCCGTGTCATATCTTTGGTGGGCATGGGAGGTCTTGGAAAAACCACTCTTGCCCAAATAGCCTACAATCATAGTGAGGTGAAGGCCCATTTTGATGAaaggatgtgggtttgtgtttctgaTCCTTTTGATCAATGCAAGGTTGCCAAAGCAATCATTCAGGAGCTTGTCCCTACACATGAATCCCTTAATAATACTACTTCTACATTGCAAGCTCTATTGCGTATAGTTTGTGATTTGATTAGGGACAAGAAGtactttcttgtttttgatGATGTGTGGGCTAAAGACTCCATAAAAGAGTCTGAAAAGTGGGAGCCTTTCAAAAATGCTCTCACATGTGGTGCCGGTAGTAAAATTTTAGTCACCACACGTAATGAGGAAGTTGCGCACATGATGGGGAGCGCCAAAACCGACATTATCAATTTAGGGAATTTGTCAGTCGAGCATTGCTGGTTGATTATCAATAAAATGGCATTTTCTGATGACTATGGAGAGCAAAGTAGGGATTTAGAAGAGTTGGGCAAACAACTAGCAAATAAGTGTAAAGGTTTGCCACTTGCTGCAAAGATTCTAGGGAGTTACCTACGTGGCAAGATGAGTAGAAAAGAGTGGGAAAAG ATTATCAATTCAATAAATTTGAGTTAA